The proteins below are encoded in one region of Candidatus Thermoplasmatota archaeon:
- a CDS encoding PhoU domain-containing protein encodes MEIRRVQVTGGSSYVLTLPKEWIKSLKIKKNDPLGIYVQSDGTLLVTPKMIQESTQRFKEIVASPNTKQSCLLRSLIAAYISGFTLIKIISPTRMSPSILNVIRTFTLMAIGHEVIEETDTTIILKDLLNPAEMSFDRTIKRMHIIVKGVYEDLMKALQSKNLELINEITLRENEIDRLNWLIARQYNIILQNISLTEKMEITTNFATTCFLISRIIERIADHTVKISENIPILLNSKLNKKSINQLINAGYLSLDIFNKSITSFFKKDIHSCNENIESVNKLEKICEEINAFALEQKGSVALSIGYFVDSVIRIGEYAEDISETVINYLINEKNK; translated from the coding sequence ATGGAAATTAGACGTGTTCAAGTAACAGGTGGTTCCTCTTATGTTTTAACCTTACCAAAAGAATGGATAAAATCATTAAAAATCAAAAAAAACGATCCTCTAGGTATCTATGTACAATCAGATGGAACCTTGCTTGTAACTCCAAAAATGATACAAGAATCAACACAAAGATTTAAAGAAATAGTAGCAAGCCCAAATACTAAACAAAGTTGTTTATTACGTAGTCTTATTGCAGCATATATTTCAGGATTTACATTAATTAAAATTATCTCACCTACAAGAATGTCACCTTCAATTCTTAATGTTATACGCACATTTACCTTAATGGCAATAGGTCATGAAGTGATTGAAGAAACAGATACAACAATAATTTTAAAAGACCTTCTTAATCCTGCAGAAATGTCATTTGATAGAACAATAAAACGAATGCATATAATCGTTAAAGGTGTTTATGAAGATTTAATGAAAGCTTTACAAAGTAAAAATCTAGAATTAATAAATGAAATTACCTTAAGAGAAAACGAAATCGATAGACTTAATTGGCTTATAGCTAGACAATACAATATTATCTTACAAAATATAAGCTTAACAGAAAAAATGGAAATTACTACAAATTTTGCTACAACATGTTTTCTTATCAGTAGAATTATTGAACGTATAGCTGATCATACTGTTAAAATATCAGAAAACATTCCTATTCTTTTAAATAGTAAACTTAATAAAAAAAGTATTAATCAATTAATTAATGCAGGTTACCTTTCACTAGATATTTTTAATAAAAGCATTACATCATTTTTTAAAAAAGACATACATAGTTGCAATGAAAATATTGAATCGGTAAATAAATTAGAAAAAATATGTGAAGAAATAAATGCCTTTGCATTAGAACAGAAAGGATCTGTTGCTCTTTCTATTGGTTATTTTGTTGATAGTGTAATAAGAATTGGTGAATACGCAGAAGATATATCAGAAACAGTAATCAATTATCTAATAAATGAAAAAAATAAATAA
- the pstA gene encoding phosphate ABC transporter permease PstA — protein MNVDSKKKNIFSFSKKNLKEKTIKSIFFITAIFGVIIIFSILFFLLKETIPLPTDLWSFLSGAKWSPTEQLKFGTYPLIVGTLLVTLGAMVIAIPLSIGAAIFISEIASHRLRSIIKPAIELLAGIPSVVYGFFGLIVLITWIKDFFGVPTGESWLAGSIILGIMAIPTITTVAEDALKAVPRDYKEGSLAMGATKWQTIKQVVIPSALSGITAAIILGIGRAVGETMAILMVCGNAAILPSPLWNVFSPIRTLTSTLGIETAEVPVGGPHYHALFGIAVILLIITLIINLTAVYLLSVIQKKHSAIKRQKKQIISIALTIKIKKIFMSIILFFLLIFIYIVTGLIVTSIFVFISIFIWFFIKKISQKTIQKIAFSTITASIIIIVILLGIILSYIIVNGIGVLNWEFLTEVPRNLGRTGGISTAIIGTLYLVAGAIAIALPIGVGASIYLTEYTKENILTKIIRTAADLLNGTPSIVFGLFGFSFFVLYLNFGFSLLAGQITLAFMIIPTILRTTEEALRSVPQSIREGSYAVGATKWQTIKKVVLPPAAPGIVTGAILGIGRAAGETAPIMFTAVAFSSFFPSSFFEPVNALPYHLFIIATNVPGSAARAAAGGTALVLLLLVISFYSIAIFIRNHYQTKMKW, from the coding sequence ATGAATGTTGATTCAAAAAAGAAAAATATTTTTTCTTTTTCAAAAAAAAATCTAAAAGAAAAAACCATAAAATCTATTTTTTTTATAACAGCAATATTTGGTGTAATAATCATTTTTTCAATTCTTTTTTTTCTATTAAAAGAAACAATACCACTGCCTACTGATTTATGGAGTTTTTTATCAGGAGCAAAATGGAGTCCAACTGAGCAATTAAAATTTGGTACTTACCCTCTTATTGTTGGAACATTACTTGTAACCTTGGGGGCCATGGTTATTGCTATACCCCTAAGCATAGGCGCAGCAATATTTATTTCTGAGATTGCATCACATCGACTTCGATCCATTATTAAACCAGCAATTGAACTTCTTGCTGGAATACCCTCAGTTGTATACGGCTTTTTTGGATTAATTGTTCTTATAACTTGGATAAAAGATTTTTTTGGAGTACCAACAGGTGAGTCTTGGCTTGCAGGTTCAATAATTCTTGGTATAATGGCAATCCCAACAATTACAACTGTTGCAGAAGATGCTTTAAAAGCTGTTCCACGAGATTACAAAGAAGGCTCTCTTGCAATGGGAGCAACAAAATGGCAAACAATAAAACAAGTTGTAATACCATCAGCCTTATCAGGAATTACTGCCGCAATCATTCTTGGAATTGGTCGAGCGGTTGGAGAAACCATGGCTATTTTAATGGTTTGTGGAAATGCAGCAATATTACCCAGTCCATTATGGAATGTGTTTTCACCAATTCGAACACTTACCTCAACCCTGGGAATAGAAACAGCTGAAGTACCGGTTGGGGGTCCTCATTATCATGCGCTTTTTGGTATCGCGGTTATTCTTTTGATTATCACTTTAATTATTAACCTAACTGCAGTTTATCTTTTATCAGTAATACAGAAAAAACATAGTGCTATTAAAAGGCAGAAAAAACAAATTATTTCTATTGCCTTAACTATTAAAATAAAAAAAATTTTTATGTCTATTATTCTTTTTTTCCTACTAATTTTTATTTATATTGTAACAGGTTTAATTGTAACTAGTATTTTCGTATTTATTAGTATTTTCATTTGGTTCTTTATCAAAAAAATATCACAGAAAACTATTCAAAAAATAGCCTTTTCAACAATCACTGCATCAATTATCATTATTGTTATTTTACTTGGCATTATTTTATCTTATATTATTGTTAATGGTATTGGTGTATTAAACTGGGAATTTTTAACAGAAGTGCCACGTAATCTTGGTAGAACAGGAGGTATTTCAACAGCTATTATCGGCACATTATACCTTGTTGCAGGAGCAATAGCAATTGCATTACCAATTGGAGTAGGTGCATCAATTTATCTAACCGAGTATACAAAAGAAAATATTTTGACAAAAATCATTCGCACAGCTGCTGATCTACTTAATGGAACACCATCAATTGTTTTTGGCCTTTTTGGTTTTTCTTTTTTTGTTTTGTATTTAAACTTTGGGTTTTCATTGCTCGCAGGGCAAATAACTTTGGCTTTTATGATAATCCCAACAATTTTAAGAACAACAGAAGAAGCCCTGCGTAGTGTTCCACAATCTATTCGTGAGGGAAGTTATGCAGTTGGTGCAACAAAATGGCAAACCATTAAAAAAGTGGTTTTACCACCAGCAGCACCAGGTATTGTTACAGGAGCGATACTGGGTATTGGAAGAGCTGCTGGTGAAACAGCCCCGATCATGTTTACCGCAGTTGCTTTTTCCTCTTTTTTTCCCTCCTCTTTTTTTGAACCAGTAAACGCATTACCTTACCATTTATTCATTATTGCAACTAATGTACCTGGGTCTGCAGCAAGAGCTGCTGCTGGAGGAACAGCACTTGTTCTTCTACTTCTAGTAATTAGTTTTTATTCTATTGCAATTTTTATTCGTAATCATTATCAAACAAAAATGAAATGGTGA
- a CDS encoding inorganic phosphate transporter, whose protein sequence is MLDYTLILITGGACAIGFYLAWSIGANDVSNAMATAVGARAITYKQAALIAGVLIFFGAVFVGPHVTETIKSKIIDINVINNSLVLLLGFISSLLAAAIWSSLATWKEMPISTTHSIIGAMIGFGIVAGGFNSVNWFEVERVAASWVLSPFSGCILSFIVFRIIVRLIFVRSNPVKSTKIVGPFIIGITFFIITTSLLLKTELGNKIGIAEFENTFIVSIVVSVIAIFLSMFFLRKIETKSINDYDTVENIFRRLQVITSCYVAFSIGANDVANAIGPVAAIIPLANNQGLDSTTEIPIFLLIIGGVGMAFGCLTFGYKVMKTMGERITKLTNSRGFAVDFGVATTVLFASKLGLPISTSHTAVGAIIGVGLARGLDAVDLKVIKKIINSWLLTLPIAAFTSSVIFIVMKIILKI, encoded by the coding sequence AGATTATACTTTAATATTAATTACCGGTGGTGCCTGTGCTATTGGTTTTTACCTGGCATGGTCCATTGGTGCTAATGATGTTTCAAATGCTATGGCAACGGCAGTTGGTGCCCGTGCAATTACTTATAAGCAAGCAGCCTTAATTGCTGGTGTATTAATTTTTTTTGGTGCAGTCTTTGTTGGACCACATGTTACTGAAACAATAAAAAGTAAAATCATTGATATTAACGTTATTAATAACTCGTTGGTTTTATTATTAGGTTTTATTTCGTCATTATTGGCTGCTGCTATTTGGTCAAGTTTAGCTACTTGGAAAGAAATGCCAATTTCAACAACACATTCAATTATTGGTGCTATGATTGGTTTTGGCATTGTCGCAGGTGGTTTTAATTCTGTGAATTGGTTTGAGGTTGAACGAGTTGCTGCTAGTTGGGTGCTTTCACCATTTAGTGGTTGTATACTTTCTTTTATTGTTTTCCGCATTATTGTAAGATTAATTTTTGTAAGGAGCAATCCTGTTAAATCAACAAAAATTGTTGGACCTTTTATTATTGGTATAACTTTTTTTATAATAACAACTTCTTTGTTATTAAAAACAGAATTGGGTAACAAAATTGGTATTGCAGAATTTGAAAATACTTTTATTGTTTCAATAGTTGTTTCAGTAATTGCTATTTTTTTGTCAATGTTTTTTTTACGTAAAATAGAAACAAAATCAATTAATGATTATGATACTGTTGAAAACATTTTCCGTAGATTACAGGTTATTACTTCTTGTTATGTTGCATTTTCAATAGGTGCAAATGATGTTGCCAATGCCATTGGTCCAGTTGCTGCTATTATTCCTTTGGCAAATAACCAAGGCTTAGATTCAACAACTGAAATCCCAATATTTTTACTTATTATAGGTGGTGTCGGTATGGCTTTTGGTTGTTTAACTTTTGGTTATAAAGTTATGAAAACCATGGGTGAACGTATCACAAAACTTACAAACTCCCGTGGTTTTGCTGTTGATTTTGGTGTTGCAACAACTGTTCTTTTTGCTTCAAAACTTGGTCTTCCAATTTCTACATCTCATACAGCTGTTGGTGCAATTATTGGTGTTGGACTTGCAAGAGGACTTGATGCGGTAGATTTAAAGGTGATTAAAAAAATTATAAATTCTTGGTTGTTAACTTTGCCTATTGCTGCTTTTACTTCATCAGTAATATTTATAGTTATGAAAATAATATTAAAAATATAA
- a CDS encoding TIGR00153 family protein, translated as MDKEMHFRAPVSEAYRRKSPFDQLLEHMSKIRECINILRDGLIRYYKGDYKDFSQLTEKVSSLEHEADIIKGNLRNHLPSSLFMPVDKGKFLWALREQDAILDHAENLVQMLDIRHTKIPDELKEIFIEHAKLVVKTVVAMEEAVESIKNLVETSFVQKEREQTKELIHKVHEYEWQADQKKYDVTKGIYKLEKKLNPMDVYHLLKIADWVDDIADHAENVADWLRSMIAK; from the coding sequence ATGGATAAAGAAATGCATTTCAGGGCACCAGTTTCAGAAGCCTATAGAAGAAAATCACCATTTGATCAGCTACTTGAGCATATGAGTAAAATTAGGGAATGTATAAACATTCTAAGAGATGGGTTAATTCGTTATTATAAAGGTGATTATAAGGATTTTTCACAATTAACTGAAAAGGTTTCATCACTTGAGCATGAGGCTGATATTATCAAAGGAAATCTAAGAAATCATCTTCCTAGTTCACTGTTTATGCCGGTTGATAAAGGAAAATTTTTATGGGCTTTACGTGAACAAGATGCTATATTAGATCATGCTGAAAATCTTGTTCAAATGCTTGATATTAGACATACAAAAATTCCTGATGAACTTAAAGAAATTTTTATTGAACATGCTAAGTTGGTAGTAAAAACAGTTGTTGCAATGGAGGAAGCTGTGGAAAGCATAAAAAATCTTGTTGAAACAAGTTTTGTTCAAAAAGAACGGGAACAAACTAAAGAACTTATTCATAAGGTTCATGAATATGAATGGCAGGCTGATCAGAAAAAATATGATGTGACAAAAGGAATTTATAAACTTGAAAAAAAACTAAATCCAATGGATGTGTACCATCTTCTTAAAATAGCAGACTGGGTTGATGATATTGCTGATCATGCAGAAAATGTTGCTGATTGGCTACGCTCGATGATTGCAAAATAA
- a CDS encoding substrate-binding domain-containing protein, whose amino-acid sequence MISINKKGCKEQKIIFFGVCTFLILLTLVFSGCLQSETPQELTIVVVGRDSASGTREFFWEHVMKKENFTSNMLEKNSNGAVYQTVSTTKGAIGYIGLWYLDENVKALKINGIEPTVANVLAGTYPISRSLNMFTNGEPTGVALEFLKYIDSNEGQKIVEEEGFVPKTSTGPYVKVQGLSGSITVVGSTTVLPVAQLAAEEFNKLYGTNLVAVSGGGSSVGVQSVGEGTATIGMASRELKTSELESYPNLIKHIVCNDGIAVIVHPDNNYVNDLTLEQLKDIYIGKYTNWNEL is encoded by the coding sequence GTGATTAGTATAAATAAAAAAGGATGTAAAGAACAAAAAATTATATTTTTTGGTGTATGCACATTCTTAATACTATTAACTTTAGTATTTAGTGGTTGTTTGCAATCAGAAACACCACAAGAATTAACTATTGTGGTGGTTGGACGAGATAGTGCATCAGGAACACGTGAATTTTTTTGGGAACATGTGATGAAAAAAGAAAATTTTACAAGTAACATGTTAGAAAAAAATTCAAATGGAGCTGTTTATCAAACCGTTTCAACAACAAAAGGAGCAATAGGCTATATTGGATTATGGTATCTAGACGAAAACGTTAAAGCGTTAAAAATTAATGGAATCGAACCAACAGTTGCTAATGTTTTAGCAGGAACTTACCCTATTTCTAGATCATTGAATATGTTTACCAATGGGGAGCCAACTGGAGTTGCACTGGAATTTTTAAAATACATTGATAGCAATGAAGGACAAAAAATTGTAGAAGAAGAAGGATTTGTTCCAAAAACATCAACAGGACCATATGTAAAAGTACAAGGACTAAGCGGTAGCATAACAGTTGTTGGATCAACAACCGTATTACCTGTTGCGCAACTTGCTGCAGAAGAATTTAACAAATTATATGGAACTAACTTGGTAGCAGTAAGTGGAGGAGGATCAAGTGTTGGTGTACAATCAGTTGGGGAAGGAACAGCAACAATAGGTATGGCCTCAAGAGAATTGAAAACAAGCGAATTAGAATCTTATCCAAATCTGATAAAGCATATTGTTTGTAATGATGGAATAGCTGTCATAGTGCATCCAGATAATAATTATGTAAATGATTTAACACTTGAACAATTAAAAGATATCTACATTGGAAAATATACAAACTGGAATGAACTATAA